One window from the genome of Paraconexibacter algicola encodes:
- a CDS encoding response regulator — translation MARVLVVDDAAFMRKMVTDALSGGGHEIVGEAGNGAEAVQRFQELRPDVMTLDITMPEKDGIAALQEIIALEPGAKVIMCSALGQESKVLESIKLGAKDFVVKPFQPDRVRAAVEKALAA, via the coding sequence ATGGCCCGAGTGCTCGTCGTCGACGATGCCGCGTTCATGCGCAAGATGGTCACCGACGCCCTGAGCGGCGGCGGTCACGAGATCGTCGGGGAGGCCGGCAACGGCGCCGAGGCGGTCCAGCGCTTCCAGGAGCTGCGCCCGGACGTGATGACCCTGGACATCACGATGCCCGAGAAGGACGGCATCGCCGCCCTGCAGGAGATCATCGCCCTGGAGCCCGGCGCGAAGGTCATCATGTGCTCGGCCCTCGGCCAGGAGTCCAAGGTGCTCGAGTCGATCAAGCTCGGCGCCAAGGACTTCGTCGTCAAGCCGTTCCAGCCCGACCGCGTCCGCGCCGCGGTCGAGAAGGCGCTCGCGGCGTAG
- a CDS encoding FliM/FliN family flagellar motor switch protein, producing the protein MSAADNALLRLGGSTADAVQDVLEIFAPGQVAPGVVKVVPPGTHPLADIQVPAVLADVSFVDGVSGGNVLVMSVAGARRLAAVMMGMAPEDLEPADEPTELEFSAIGEAMNQMMSAAAMATSAVLDEEVEIAPPDVRLVRTIEEATEHWEHSGQATIVTFTVGGAPCTLIQLVPNAFIVRMTRAFDEITAEYDGEVPLSDSLRGVAVRVWAELGRARMPLGQLVGMPAGSLVELDRESDAPIDLYADGMRIATGRLLVTAEGGYAVRIESLVTAADAADGAGPPFNTNHPVEV; encoded by the coding sequence ATGAGCGCCGCCGACAACGCCCTCCTGCGGCTCGGCGGCTCGACCGCCGACGCGGTCCAGGACGTCCTGGAGATCTTCGCCCCCGGCCAGGTCGCCCCCGGCGTCGTCAAGGTCGTGCCGCCCGGCACGCACCCGCTCGCCGACATCCAGGTGCCCGCCGTGCTCGCCGACGTGTCGTTCGTCGACGGGGTCAGCGGCGGCAACGTGCTCGTCATGTCCGTGGCCGGCGCGCGGCGGCTCGCCGCCGTGATGATGGGCATGGCCCCGGAGGACCTCGAGCCCGCCGACGAGCCGACCGAGCTCGAGTTCAGCGCCATCGGCGAGGCGATGAACCAGATGATGTCCGCCGCCGCGATGGCGACGAGCGCGGTCCTCGACGAGGAGGTCGAGATCGCGCCGCCGGACGTCCGCCTGGTCCGCACGATCGAGGAGGCGACCGAGCACTGGGAGCACTCCGGCCAGGCGACGATCGTCACCTTCACCGTCGGCGGCGCGCCCTGCACGCTGATCCAGCTCGTCCCCAACGCGTTCATCGTCCGGATGACCCGCGCGTTCGACGAGATCACCGCCGAGTACGACGGGGAGGTGCCGCTCAGCGACTCGCTGCGCGGCGTCGCCGTCCGCGTGTGGGCCGAGCTCGGCCGCGCCCGGATGCCGCTCGGCCAGCTCGTCGGGATGCCCGCCGGCTCGCTCGTCGAGCTCGACCGGGAGTCCGACGCGCCGATCGACCTGTACGCCGACGGCATGCGGATCGCCACCGGCCGCCTGCTCGTCACCGCGGAGGGCGGCTACGCCGTCCGCATCGAGTCCCTCGTCACCGCCGCGGACGCGGCGGACGGCGCGGGACCGCCCTTCAACACGAACCACCCAGTGGAGGTATGA